A window from Enterocloster bolteae encodes these proteins:
- a CDS encoding terminase large subunit: MDNWIFKYHEAIQKKEVIVGVWVRLCFEILTTGLLNGEWEFNEKKANKAIKFIENFCHHSEGRSDLLHLELWQKAIVSAIFGIMDKTTGYRQFREVFIIVARKNGKTLFAAAIAAYMTYVDGEYGAKVYFLAPKLDQADLVYDAFYQIVQSDDELDSITKKRRSDIYIKAFNTSVKKIAFNSKKSDGFNPQLVVNDEMEAWPGDQGLKQYEVMTSALGARKQPLIISIATAGYVNDGIFDELFKRATAFLKGNSREKRLLPFIYMIDDIEKWDSIEELKKSNPNLGVSVSVEYYLEQIEIARNSISKKVEFMTKFCNIKQNSAVAWLDYWDVMKCVHEEKPLSLEDFKGCYCVGGIDLSRTTDLTAASIVINRDGINHIFTRFYMPQKRYEVAINEDNTPYNIYRDRGFLFISGENQVDYKDVYNWFIELVKVYKIKPLKIGYDRYSANYLVEDLKTAGFHTDDVYQGTNLTPVLHEFEGNLKDGLFDFGDNSMLAAHFLNVAVDINLNDSRMKPVKIEKRMRIDGAMSVFDALTMVSKYHNEIGKKLLNISKETA, translated from the coding sequence ATGGATAATTGGATTTTTAAATACCATGAAGCAATCCAAAAAAAAGAAGTAATTGTGGGTGTATGGGTGCGGTTGTGTTTTGAAATTTTGACAACCGGGCTATTAAATGGCGAGTGGGAATTTAACGAGAAAAAAGCGAACAAGGCTATAAAATTCATAGAAAATTTTTGCCACCATTCAGAGGGACGGAGTGACCTTTTACACCTGGAATTGTGGCAAAAGGCTATTGTGTCCGCCATATTTGGCATTATGGACAAAACAACCGGGTATAGGCAGTTTAGAGAGGTTTTTATAATTGTTGCCCGTAAGAACGGTAAAACACTTTTTGCCGCAGCAATAGCCGCATACATGACATACGTAGACGGGGAATATGGGGCAAAGGTTTATTTCCTTGCACCGAAGTTAGACCAGGCGGATTTGGTGTATGATGCCTTTTATCAGATTGTGCAATCAGATGATGAATTAGACAGTATCACAAAAAAACGCCGGAGTGATATTTACATAAAGGCTTTCAATACAAGCGTAAAAAAGATTGCTTTCAACTCTAAGAAATCGGACGGTTTCAACCCTCAATTGGTAGTCAATGACGAAATGGAAGCGTGGCCGGGAGACCAGGGATTGAAGCAATACGAGGTTATGACTTCCGCCCTGGGAGCGAGAAAGCAGCCGTTAATAATATCCATTGCAACCGCCGGATATGTGAATGACGGAATTTTTGATGAATTATTTAAAAGGGCAACGGCATTTCTAAAGGGCAATAGCAGAGAAAAACGGCTTTTGCCTTTTATTTACATGATAGACGATATAGAGAAATGGGATAGCATAGAGGAATTAAAGAAGAGCAACCCAAATTTGGGCGTGTCCGTATCGGTGGAATACTATTTGGAGCAAATAGAGATTGCAAGAAATTCAATCTCGAAAAAGGTTGAGTTTATGACAAAGTTTTGTAACATCAAACAAAATTCAGCCGTGGCATGGTTGGATTATTGGGATGTTATGAAATGCGTACACGAAGAAAAGCCATTATCCCTGGAAGATTTTAAAGGATGCTATTGTGTGGGCGGTATCGACCTATCAAGAACCACGGATTTAACCGCAGCAAGCATTGTAATAAACCGGGACGGAATAAACCATATATTCACACGGTTTTATATGCCACAAAAGCGGTATGAAGTGGCAATTAACGAGGACAACACGCCGTACAACATATATAGGGACCGGGGTTTTTTGTTCATATCCGGGGAAAACCAGGTGGACTATAAGGATGTTTACAATTGGTTTATCGAACTTGTGAAAGTGTATAAAATCAAACCGCTAAAAATCGGCTATGATAGGTATTCGGCAAATTACCTTGTGGAAGATTTGAAAACCGCCGGGTTTCACACGGATGATGTATACCAGGGAACGAACCTCACACCCGTATTACATGAGTTTGAGGGGAATTTAAAAGACGGGCTTTTTGATTTTGGGGACAATTCCATGTTGGCGGCACATTTCCTTAACGTGGCGGTGGATATTAACCTAAACGATAGCAGAATGAAACCCGTAAAAATTGAAAAGCGTATGAGGATAGACGGGGCTATGAGTGTGTTTGATGCCCTCACAATGGTTTCCAAGTACCACAATGAGATAGGCAAGAAATTATTGAATATAAGCAAAGAAACCGCATAG
- a CDS encoding head maturation protease, ClpP-related: MPQIKQFIACKNAKTATVKPFCEIKNITDTTADLYFYGDIVSDWWGAWQDEDQYPDAIKNFLAEANGRDLNIYINSGGGSVFAGIAIYNMLKRYQGKKHCFVDALAGSIASLFPFVDSDKPTIPKNAYLMIHKPWCDCEGNANELRKMADTLEAIEAGIWSIYEEHLAEGVTIEQIKELMEAETWLSGEEAAKYFNVSVGEENTAVAAVQDYTKLYCKNTPEALAGGNPPDDTKDQAVAKEKEIRSKIAALTIQHME, from the coding sequence ATGCCACAGATAAAACAGTTTATTGCGTGCAAAAATGCCAAGACCGCAACCGTAAAGCCGTTTTGTGAGATTAAAAACATCACAGATACAACGGCGGACCTTTATTTTTACGGGGATATTGTTTCGGATTGGTGGGGAGCATGGCAAGACGAGGACCAATACCCGGATGCAATCAAAAATTTCCTTGCAGAAGCAAACGGCAGAGATTTAAACATTTACATCAATAGCGGCGGCGGTTCGGTATTTGCCGGAATTGCTATTTACAATATGCTTAAACGCTACCAGGGAAAGAAACATTGTTTTGTGGATGCCCTGGCCGGTTCGATAGCATCACTTTTTCCGTTTGTGGATAGTGACAAACCAACAATTCCAAAGAACGCCTATTTGATGATACATAAGCCGTGGTGCGATTGCGAGGGCAACGCTAACGAATTACGCAAAATGGCGGACACATTGGAAGCCATAGAAGCCGGAATTTGGAGCATCTACGAGGAACATTTAGCAGAGGGCGTAACAATCGAGCAGATAAAAGAGTTAATGGAAGCGGAAACATGGTTGAGCGGCGAGGAAGCCGCAAAATACTTTAACGTGTCGGTGGGAGAAGAAAATACCGCCGTTGCAGCAGTCCAGGACTACACGAAATTATATTGCAAGAACACGCCGGAAGCATTAGCCGGGGGAAATCCGCCGGACGATACCAAGGACCAGGCAGTAGCCAAAGAAAAAGAAATCAGAAGCAAAATTGCAGCATTAACAATTCAACACATGGAGTAA
- a CDS encoding phage portal protein produces the protein MGAIADAIGKNVGKLKPQVIRKDEKGMVIKNDYIARLLSLRPCPEMSTYDFLYRIAVDLVYTSNSFSVIFWNKDFTRVESIQPITTTSYRIFEDDKNNILFRFRWDYDGKTYTVPYQNVIHVKARYNKRRFLGTTPDMELKRSLDLIETSGETIKNIVNRSNSLAGYLKYNNIADDEELKEIARNFQDAYMNKDNAGGIAAIDNTVEFKEISQRTPSIPTNQITFLRDNIYRYYGVNDKILTSTLNDTEFISFYENVIEPISVQLSYEFTFKLLTPREIGYGNRIDFVANLLQYATLQTRETIGGGMFDRGALTINEYRELMYYGPVEDGDQRLVSLNYVKVGDQSLYQVGQQNEPPDDTGANDREKRAMQAAARAYMQIMKGG, from the coding sequence GTGGGAGCAATTGCGGATGCAATCGGAAAGAATGTTGGCAAGTTGAAACCCCAGGTAATCCGTAAGGATGAAAAAGGCATGGTAATTAAAAATGATTACATTGCAAGGCTTTTATCTTTACGCCCATGCCCGGAAATGTCAACCTATGATTTTTTATACCGTATTGCCGTTGATTTGGTTTATACATCCAATTCCTTTTCCGTGATTTTTTGGAACAAGGATTTTACCAGGGTTGAGAGCATCCAACCGATTACCACAACATCATATAGGATTTTTGAGGATGATAAAAATAACATCCTTTTCCGCTTCCGTTGGGATTATGACGGAAAAACGTACACCGTGCCATACCAAAATGTAATCCATGTTAAGGCGAGATATAATAAACGCCGTTTCCTGGGAACAACGCCGGATATGGAGTTAAAAAGAAGCCTGGACCTCATAGAAACATCCGGGGAAACCATAAAGAACATTGTAAACCGTTCAAATTCTTTAGCCGGGTATTTGAAATATAACAATATCGCAGATGATGAAGAATTGAAAGAAATAGCCCGGAATTTCCAGGATGCCTATATGAACAAGGACAACGCCGGGGGAATTGCCGCAATTGATAACACGGTGGAGTTTAAAGAAATCTCACAGAGAACGCCGAGCATACCGACAAACCAAATTACATTCTTACGGGATAACATATATCGTTATTACGGCGTGAATGACAAAATATTGACTTCCACGCTAAACGATACCGAGTTTATTTCATTTTACGAGAATGTAATTGAACCTATCAGCGTGCAATTGTCCTATGAGTTTACATTTAAACTCTTAACGCCCCGTGAAATTGGTTACGGAAACCGCATTGATTTTGTGGCAAACCTTTTACAGTATGCCACATTGCAGACAAGGGAAACCATAGGCGGCGGAATGTTTGACCGTGGAGCGTTGACAATTAACGAATACAGAGAACTTATGTATTACGGCCCGGTAGAGGACGGGGACCAAAGGTTGGTATCTCTAAACTATGTCAAGGTTGGGGACCAATCATTGTACCAGGTAGGGCAGCAGAACGAGCCGCCGGATGATACCGGAGCAAATGACAGAGAAAAACGGGCAATGCAAGCGGCCGCCCGTGCCTATATGCAGATTATGAAAGGGGGTTAA
- a CDS encoding phage major capsid protein: MNREQLMKMSKKELKARLVTVGKEAQDKSGEELTSLMDEARTIGEILDEIKAREELAKAAQAAAGEGEGPDGNAGEGAEVKDQARAKSGKALKAGAKTTYNAKKIAKPMAALSTTTGVVMPHHTSPDITPTFNNVSSLIDRVTTIPLVGGETYSRPYVKSYGDGAGSTAEGADYNTSEPEFGYAEIAREKITAYAEEPEEMQKLTDADYDGVIEDSITRAIRRYASRQILVGDGTSGKFKGIFYNPASESDDIIDRNTDITTITAVADDTLDEIIYSYGGDEEVEDVAVLILSKKDLKKFAKLRDKQGRKVYTIVNHGNTGTIDEVPYIINSACAEIGGTKDAYCMAYGPLSNYEVAVFSDIETAKSTDYKFKSGQICYKGCVFMGGNVVARNGFIRVKNPAA; encoded by the coding sequence ATGAACAGAGAACAGTTAATGAAAATGAGCAAGAAAGAGTTAAAAGCACGCCTTGTTACCGTGGGTAAAGAAGCCCAGGACAAGAGCGGCGAGGAATTAACCTCCCTCATGGACGAAGCAAGGACCATTGGGGAAATCCTGGACGAGATTAAAGCCCGTGAGGAACTTGCAAAGGCAGCCCAGGCAGCAGCCGGAGAGGGCGAAGGACCGGACGGAAACGCCGGAGAGGGTGCAGAGGTCAAAGACCAGGCAAGAGCAAAGAGCGGTAAGGCATTAAAAGCCGGAGCAAAGACCACATACAACGCAAAGAAGATTGCTAAACCTATGGCGGCACTTTCCACCACAACGGGCGTTGTTATGCCACACCATACAAGCCCGGACATTACACCGACATTTAACAACGTATCATCCCTTATTGACCGTGTTACAACTATTCCGCTTGTAGGCGGCGAAACATATAGCCGTCCTTATGTGAAGTCATACGGGGACGGGGCCGGAAGCACCGCAGAGGGAGCAGATTACAACACATCTGAACCGGAATTTGGTTACGCAGAGATTGCAAGAGAGAAAATCACAGCATACGCCGAAGAGCCGGAAGAAATGCAGAAATTAACGGATGCAGATTATGACGGCGTTATTGAAGATAGCATTACAAGAGCAATCCGCCGTTACGCATCTCGTCAGATTTTGGTAGGGGACGGCACAAGCGGAAAATTCAAGGGAATTTTCTATAATCCGGCAAGCGAAAGTGATGATATTATTGACCGCAACACGGACATTACAACCATTACCGCCGTTGCAGATGATACCCTGGACGAGATTATTTATTCCTACGGTGGGGATGAAGAGGTAGAGGATGTAGCCGTGTTAATCCTTAGTAAGAAAGACTTAAAGAAGTTTGCCAAGTTAAGAGATAAACAGGGCAGAAAGGTTTATACAATCGTAAACCATGGCAATACCGGAACAATTGACGAAGTGCCTTATATCATCAACTCCGCTTGTGCAGAAATTGGCGGAACAAAAGATGCTTATTGTATGGCTTACGGTCCGTTATCAAATTACGAGGTTGCCGTATTCTCTGATATTGAAACGGCAA